A window from Oceanithermus desulfurans encodes these proteins:
- a CDS encoding thymidine kinase, translating into MPFLPYQTGWIEVIAGPMFSGKSEELIRRVKRVMIAGQKVRVFKPRLDDRYHKRDVVSHDGQRVEAEPVADAAELLAQVEANGPLQVVAVDEAQFFDDELPEVLERLADRGVRVIVAGLDLDFRGEPFGPMPQLLARAEFVEKLSAVCVRCGRSATRTQRLIDGEPARYEDPVILVGAKEAYEPRCRGCHVLRD; encoded by the coding sequence GTGCCGTTCTTGCCCTATCAAACCGGTTGGATCGAAGTGATCGCGGGGCCGATGTTTTCGGGAAAGTCGGAGGAGCTCATCCGCCGCGTCAAGCGGGTGATGATCGCCGGACAGAAGGTGCGCGTTTTCAAACCGCGGCTCGACGACCGCTACCACAAGCGCGACGTGGTGAGCCACGACGGCCAGCGGGTCGAGGCGGAGCCGGTGGCCGATGCCGCCGAGCTGCTCGCGCAGGTGGAGGCGAACGGTCCGTTGCAGGTCGTGGCCGTGGACGAGGCCCAGTTCTTCGACGACGAGCTCCCGGAGGTGCTCGAGCGGCTGGCGGACCGCGGCGTCCGCGTGATCGTGGCCGGGCTCGACCTCGACTTTCGGGGCGAGCCCTTCGGGCCCATGCCCCAGCTGCTGGCGCGGGCCGAGTTCGTGGAAAAGCTGAGCGCCGTCTGCGTGCGCTGCGGGCGCTCGGCGACGCGCACCCAGCGTCTGATCGACGGGGAGCCGGCGCGTTACGAGGACCCGGTCATCCTCGTCGGGGCTAAGGAGGCCTACGAGCCGCGCTGCCGCGGCTGCCACGTGCTGCGCGACTAA
- the ppdK gene encoding pyruvate, phosphate dikinase: protein MGWVYAFSETEGLGKELLGGKGFALAEMTRLGFPVPPGFTLTTEACRAYLERGAFPEGLWDEVRAQVERLEAATGKRFGGGGEGLPLLVSVRSGAPVSMPGMMDTILNLGLTPDGVQALAEATGQPRFAWDSYRRLVQMYGEVVLGIEAEGFERLLDRAKVLAGAERDVDLSASDLERLVGEYRRLIEAAGRRFPDDPWQQLEGAVRAVFESWNNPRARTYRRLYEIPDDVGTAVNVQAMVFGNLGDDSGTGVGFSRNPATGEKGLYGEYLKNAQGEDVVAGVRTPQPLERLRESDPGLYDEIADVAARLEAHFRDMQDFEFTVERGRLYLLQTRAGKRTPEAAVRIAVEMAEEGAIAREEALLRVDANTLPSLLRARIDPERAPEAAAEGLPASPGAAVGHAVLDAETAESWAGRGLPVILVRPETTPEDISGMYIARGILTARGGMTSHAAVVARGMGVPAVVGVAALSLNLEERSFRLGERSFKEGDVISLDGTTGKVFAGEVALSEGGSGEYLHRLLEWAEPHRRLGVRANADTPADARRARELGAEGIGLVRTEHMFFDPERIPWVRALILAETEKEEREALERLFAFQRADFMGLLEAMDGLPVTVRLLDPPLHEFLPPLVELERKEAAGELAPGEAKVLAQVRQLHEVNPMLGFRGVRLLLVRPEILRMQVAALLSATRALREQGRDPRPELMIPLVSTPEEVEQALAVVREAFAEFDLELPVGTMIETPRAALVAGSIAPLVDFFSFGTNDLTQLTIGISRDDAGHFLPRYLDARTFAHDPTERLDEAAVGRLLEIAVREGRAARPDLKLGICGEHGGEARSVHFAHRVGLDYVSASPFRVLTARLAAAQAALAAS from the coding sequence ATGGGCTGGGTCTACGCGTTCAGCGAAACCGAGGGTTTGGGCAAGGAGCTGCTGGGCGGCAAGGGCTTCGCGCTGGCCGAGATGACGCGCTTGGGCTTTCCGGTGCCGCCCGGCTTCACGCTGACCACCGAGGCCTGCCGCGCCTACCTGGAGCGCGGCGCGTTTCCCGAGGGGTTGTGGGACGAGGTGCGCGCCCAGGTCGAGCGGCTGGAGGCGGCGACCGGGAAGCGGTTCGGCGGGGGCGGCGAGGGGCTGCCCCTGCTGGTCTCGGTGCGCTCGGGGGCGCCGGTGAGCATGCCGGGGATGATGGACACGATCCTCAACCTGGGCCTCACCCCAGACGGCGTGCAGGCGCTGGCCGAGGCCACGGGCCAGCCGCGGTTCGCCTGGGACAGCTACCGCCGCCTGGTGCAGATGTACGGCGAGGTGGTGTTAGGGATCGAGGCCGAGGGCTTCGAACGGCTGCTCGACCGCGCCAAGGTGCTGGCCGGAGCGGAGCGCGACGTCGACCTGAGCGCGTCCGACCTGGAGCGGCTGGTGGGGGAGTACCGGCGTCTCATCGAGGCGGCGGGCCGCCGCTTCCCCGACGACCCCTGGCAGCAGCTCGAGGGGGCGGTGCGCGCCGTCTTCGAGAGCTGGAACAACCCGCGGGCGCGCACCTACCGCCGGCTCTACGAGATCCCCGACGACGTGGGCACGGCGGTCAACGTCCAGGCCATGGTCTTCGGCAACCTGGGGGACGACTCGGGCACCGGCGTGGGCTTTTCGCGCAACCCCGCCACCGGGGAGAAGGGCCTCTACGGCGAGTACCTGAAGAACGCCCAGGGCGAGGACGTGGTCGCGGGCGTGCGCACGCCCCAGCCGCTCGAGCGGCTGCGCGAAAGCGACCCCGGGCTCTACGACGAGATCGCCGACGTGGCGGCGCGGCTCGAGGCCCACTTCCGCGACATGCAGGACTTCGAGTTCACCGTCGAGCGCGGCCGCCTGTACCTGCTGCAGACGCGCGCCGGCAAGCGCACCCCCGAGGCGGCGGTGCGGATCGCGGTGGAGATGGCCGAGGAAGGCGCCATCGCGCGCGAGGAGGCGCTTTTACGCGTGGACGCCAACACCCTGCCCAGCCTGCTGCGGGCGCGCATCGACCCCGAGCGCGCCCCCGAGGCGGCGGCCGAGGGGCTGCCCGCCTCTCCGGGCGCGGCGGTGGGGCACGCGGTCCTCGACGCCGAGACCGCCGAGAGCTGGGCCGGACGCGGTCTGCCGGTGATCCTCGTGCGTCCCGAGACCACCCCCGAGGACATCTCGGGCATGTACATCGCCCGCGGCATCCTCACCGCCCGCGGCGGTATGACCAGCCACGCCGCGGTGGTGGCCCGGGGGATGGGCGTGCCCGCGGTCGTGGGGGTGGCGGCGCTCTCCTTGAACCTCGAAGAGCGCAGCTTCCGCCTGGGGGAACGCAGCTTCAAGGAAGGGGACGTGATCAGCCTGGACGGCACCACCGGCAAGGTCTTCGCCGGCGAGGTGGCCCTCAGCGAAGGGGGTAGCGGCGAGTACCTGCACCGGTTGCTGGAATGGGCCGAGCCGCACCGCCGGCTGGGCGTGCGCGCCAACGCCGACACCCCCGCCGACGCCCGCCGCGCCCGCGAGCTGGGGGCGGAGGGCATCGGGCTGGTGCGCACCGAGCACATGTTCTTCGACCCCGAACGCATTCCCTGGGTGCGGGCGCTCATCCTAGCCGAGACCGAGAAGGAGGAGCGCGAGGCGCTGGAGAGGCTCTTCGCCTTCCAGCGGGCCGACTTCATGGGGCTGTTGGAGGCCATGGACGGCCTGCCGGTGACCGTGCGCCTGCTCGACCCGCCATTGCACGAGTTCCTGCCGCCGCTCGTCGAGCTCGAGCGCAAGGAGGCGGCCGGCGAGCTGGCGCCGGGGGAGGCCAAGGTGCTGGCCCAGGTGCGCCAGCTGCACGAGGTCAACCCCATGCTCGGCTTCCGCGGGGTGCGGCTGTTGCTGGTGCGGCCCGAGATCCTGCGCATGCAGGTGGCCGCGCTGCTCAGCGCCACTCGGGCGCTGAGGGAGCAGGGGAGGGACCCCCGCCCGGAGCTGATGATCCCCCTCGTGTCCACACCCGAGGAGGTGGAGCAGGCGCTCGCGGTGGTGCGCGAGGCCTTCGCCGAGTTCGACCTCGAGCTGCCCGTGGGCACGATGATCGAGACCCCGCGCGCGGCATTGGTGGCCGGGTCCATAGCGCCCCTGGTCGACTTCTTCAGCTTCGGTACCAACGACCTGACCCAGCTCACCATCGGCATCAGCCGTGACGACGCCGGGCACTTCCTGCCCCGATACCTGGACGCCCGCACCTTCGCCCACGACCCCACCGAGCGCCTGGACGAAGCGGCCGTGGGCCGTTTGCTGGAGATCGCCGTCCGCGAGGGGCGCGCGGCCCGGCCCGACCTCAAGCTGGGTATCTGCGGCGAACACGGCGGCGAGGCCCGCTCGGTGCACTTCGCCCACCGGGTGGGGCTCGACTACGTCTCGGCCTCGCCCTTCCGGGTGCTCACGGCGCGGCTGGCCGCGGCGCAGGCGGCGCTGGCGGCGAGCTAG
- a CDS encoding RrF2 family transcriptional regulator, protein MWVSTKAQYGLRALVEIGLRGPDPVPLKEVAEAQGISQHYLEQIAAALRRAGFIRSVRGARGGYRLARPPEEINALEVVETMEGSLSPVGCIEDPGSCEHEGQCSTELLWRRVDLAIREVLGGTNLQHLIDERRLIEAKRKMHATAS, encoded by the coding sequence ATGTGGGTATCGACGAAGGCGCAGTACGGGCTGCGCGCGCTGGTGGAGATCGGCCTGCGCGGCCCCGACCCGGTGCCGCTCAAAGAGGTGGCCGAGGCGCAGGGGATCAGCCAGCACTACCTCGAGCAGATCGCGGCGGCGCTCAGGCGCGCCGGCTTCATTCGCAGCGTCCGCGGGGCGCGCGGGGGTTACCGGCTGGCGCGGCCCCCGGAAGAGATCAACGCCCTCGAGGTCGTCGAGACGATGGAGGGCTCGCTCTCGCCCGTAGGCTGCATCGAGGACCCGGGCAGCTGCGAGCACGAGGGGCAGTGCTCCACCGAGCTGCTCTGGCGCCGCGTGGACCTGGCCATCCGCGAGGTGCTGGGCGGCACCAACCTGCAGCACCTCATCGACGAACGCCGCCTGATCGAAGCCAAGCGCAAGATGCACGCCACCGCTTCGTAG
- the acs gene encoding acetate--CoA ligase, with translation MDKDRIEAVLKETRSFEPPEAFRLTARVKSEEEYEAEYRRSIEDPEGYWAEIAGELEWFEPWQKVLEWNPPHAKWFVGGRTNVSYNALDRHLTTWRRNKAAIVWEGEPGDTRTLTYHELHREVSRFANVLRRLGVKKGDRVTLYMPMIPEAAIAMLAAARIGAVHSVVFGGFSASALAERIKDAGSEVLITADGGWRRGQIVPLKEAADEAVRETGIVKHVVVVRRTGQDVPMEPGRDHWYHELVEGVEDEAAPEPMDSEDPLFILYTSGSTGKPKGVLHTTGGYMTYTFHTARTVFDLGDDDTYWCTADVGWITGHSYIVYGPLLNGATVVMYEGAPNHPEPDRFWEIVDKHGVTVLYTAPTAIRAFMKWGEQWPMKHRLDSLRLLGTVGEPINPEAWLWYYRVIGKECCPIVDTWWQTETGGIMITTLPGAHRMKPGFAGKPFFGVAPEIVDGEGNPITEPDQGGYLVITKPWPSMLRTVWGDPERFVHQYWSQYPGKYFTGDGARRDADGYYLILGRVDDVINISGHRLGTMEVESALVSHPAVAEAAVVARPDPIKGEAIVAFVTPVGDAEPSEALAEELKAHVVKVIGAIARPEEIRFAAALPKTRSGKIMRRLLRQIAAGQEEISGDISTLEDRSVVEQLKKGK, from the coding sequence GTGGACAAGGATCGCATTGAAGCCGTACTCAAGGAAACGCGCAGCTTCGAGCCGCCCGAGGCGTTTCGCCTGACCGCCCGGGTGAAGAGCGAAGAGGAGTACGAGGCCGAGTATCGGCGCTCGATCGAGGACCCCGAAGGCTACTGGGCCGAGATCGCCGGCGAGCTCGAGTGGTTCGAGCCCTGGCAGAAGGTGCTGGAGTGGAACCCGCCCCACGCCAAGTGGTTCGTGGGCGGCCGGACCAACGTCAGCTACAACGCCCTCGACCGCCACCTGACGACCTGGCGGCGCAACAAGGCCGCCATCGTCTGGGAGGGCGAGCCGGGCGACACCCGCACGCTCACCTACCACGAGCTGCACCGCGAGGTGAGCCGCTTCGCCAACGTGCTCAGGCGGCTGGGGGTGAAGAAGGGCGACCGCGTCACCCTTTACATGCCGATGATTCCCGAGGCGGCCATCGCCATGCTGGCCGCGGCCCGCATCGGCGCGGTGCACTCGGTCGTCTTCGGCGGCTTCTCGGCCAGCGCCCTGGCCGAGCGCATCAAGGACGCCGGCAGCGAGGTGCTCATCACCGCCGACGGAGGCTGGCGGCGCGGGCAGATCGTGCCGCTCAAGGAGGCCGCCGACGAGGCCGTGCGCGAGACCGGCATCGTCAAGCACGTCGTCGTGGTGCGGCGCACCGGTCAGGACGTGCCCATGGAGCCGGGCCGCGACCACTGGTACCACGAGCTGGTCGAGGGGGTGGAGGACGAAGCCGCCCCCGAGCCGATGGACAGCGAGGACCCGCTCTTCATCCTCTACACCTCCGGCTCCACCGGCAAGCCCAAGGGGGTGCTCCACACCACCGGCGGCTACATGACCTACACCTTCCACACCGCCCGCACCGTCTTCGACCTGGGGGACGACGACACCTACTGGTGCACCGCCGACGTGGGCTGGATCACCGGCCACTCCTACATCGTCTACGGCCCGCTGCTGAACGGCGCCACGGTGGTGATGTACGAGGGCGCGCCCAACCACCCCGAGCCCGACCGCTTCTGGGAGATCGTCGACAAGCACGGGGTCACCGTCCTCTACACCGCGCCCACGGCCATCCGCGCCTTCATGAAGTGGGGCGAGCAGTGGCCGATGAAGCACCGCCTCGACTCGCTGCGGCTCTTGGGTACGGTGGGCGAGCCCATCAACCCCGAGGCCTGGCTGTGGTACTACCGGGTCATCGGCAAGGAATGCTGCCCCATCGTGGACACCTGGTGGCAGACCGAGACCGGCGGGATCATGATCACCACGCTGCCCGGCGCCCACCGGATGAAGCCCGGCTTCGCGGGTAAGCCCTTCTTCGGCGTCGCCCCCGAGATCGTGGACGGCGAGGGGAACCCCATCACCGAGCCCGACCAGGGCGGCTACCTGGTGATCACCAAGCCCTGGCCCAGCATGCTGCGCACCGTCTGGGGCGACCCGGAGCGCTTCGTCCACCAGTACTGGAGCCAGTACCCGGGCAAGTACTTCACCGGCGACGGCGCGCGCCGCGACGCCGACGGCTACTACCTGATCCTGGGGCGGGTGGACGACGTGATCAACATCAGCGGCCACCGCCTGGGGACGATGGAGGTCGAAAGCGCCCTGGTCAGCCACCCGGCCGTAGCCGAGGCGGCGGTGGTGGCCCGGCCCGACCCCATCAAGGGCGAGGCGATCGTCGCCTTCGTGACCCCGGTGGGCGACGCCGAGCCCAGCGAGGCGCTGGCCGAGGAGCTGAAGGCGCACGTGGTCAAGGTGATCGGCGCCATCGCCCGCCCGGAGGAGATCCGCTTCGCCGCGGCCCTGCCCAAGACCCGCTCGGGCAAGATCATGCGCCGCCTGCTGCGCCAGATCGCCGCGGGGCAGGAGGAGATCTCGGGCGATATCTCCACGCTCGAGGACCGCAGCGTGGTCGAGCAGCTCAAGAAGGGGAAGTAG
- the miaA gene encoding tRNA (adenosine(37)-N6)-dimethylallyltransferase MiaA — protein MNRAVPVLTGPSASGKSSLALWLADRWPLEIVSADATMVYRGLDVGTDKPSAAERARVPHHLVDVVEPDEAYDVVRWVEAAERAIAEVFARGRIPLVVGGTVYYLRGLCEGRPTTPPPDAEVQRAIRAELEGGGADALLAELAAASPADAARVAGNPRRLVRALEVLRRTGRPPADFPPRAPRLRCRKLVLWPERAALKGKVWARARWQFEHGLIDEVRALLARYPRMPTALQSIGYKEVVRYLQGEWSYEEALEADRRAVWRLIKRQYTWLRREPGDVAYLPRAGAAAREGAAFWFERRFGLP, from the coding sequence GTGAACCGCGCCGTACCCGTGCTCACCGGGCCCAGCGCGAGCGGCAAGTCGTCGCTGGCGCTGTGGCTCGCCGACCGCTGGCCGCTCGAGATCGTGAGCGCCGACGCCACCATGGTCTACCGCGGCCTGGACGTGGGGACGGACAAGCCGAGCGCGGCCGAGCGGGCCCGGGTGCCCCACCACCTCGTCGACGTGGTGGAGCCCGACGAGGCCTACGACGTGGTGCGCTGGGTGGAGGCCGCCGAGCGCGCCATCGCCGAGGTGTTCGCCCGCGGGCGGATTCCGCTGGTGGTGGGGGGGACGGTCTACTACCTGCGGGGCCTCTGCGAGGGGCGGCCCACCACCCCGCCGCCCGACGCGGAGGTGCAGCGGGCGATCCGGGCCGAGCTGGAAGGCGGGGGCGCGGACGCGCTGCTGGCCGAGCTGGCGGCCGCGAGTCCGGCCGACGCGGCGCGGGTGGCCGGGAACCCGCGGCGGCTGGTGCGGGCGCTGGAGGTGCTCAGGCGCACCGGCCGGCCCCCCGCCGACTTCCCGCCGCGCGCGCCGCGGCTGCGCTGCCGCAAGCTGGTGCTCTGGCCCGAGCGGGCGGCGCTCAAAGGCAAGGTCTGGGCGCGGGCGCGCTGGCAGTTCGAGCACGGCCTGATCGACGAGGTGCGGGCGCTGCTCGCGCGCTACCCGCGGATGCCCACTGCGCTGCAGTCCATCGGCTACAAGGAGGTCGTGCGCTACCTGCAGGGTGAGTGGAGTTACGAGGAGGCGCTCGAGGCCGACCGCCGCGCGGTCTGGCGGCTGATCAAGCGCCAGTACACCTGGCTGCGGCGCGAGCCGGGCGACGTCGCCTACCTGCCCCGCGCCGGCGCGGCGGCGCGGGAGGGGGCGGCCTTCTGGTTCGAACGCCGCTTCGGCCTTCCTTGA
- a CDS encoding UvrD-helicase domain-containing protein → MSVVRPEEWQPQGVGFLEPNALRALRETERSVLVAASPGAGKTEFLAQKAAYLLQTGLCPAPKRILAISFKRDAAKNLADRVARRCSPEQARRFDSYTFDGFAKNLLDRFRAAVPEPYRPPADYHIELPDINHYRYYLNIHNLRTINAEQFARKLAEARLPLNDGGSKIIKAIQAYWNSQYNDHDHVLLTFSMINRLVELLIRENPYIRRALHLTYPVVFLDEYQDTTFAQFELLQTMFTGSNTIFTAVGDDKQRIMLWAGAMPNAFDKFENYFVARRISLNMNWRSHKDLVQIQHFIARRLDPDSVSPEARADRMSDGDIAAIWEFATIEEESDYLARWIAREVREESVEPHDIAILVRMRANRVEDRLAAAFSSHDLDLRNVARNVGNISIQDLLGEELTKILLRLLRLGATPRSPENWNASLSDLQHLEAVDPADEVAQRLLHERLQLFVRELRQTLDGLKPSRKNAKQVAIKALDFIGTSVLQRTFPSYHRQADFNRVWEGFVLLLEKSLLNTDSWAAALDKFEGIGQVPLMTIHKSKGLEFHTVIFYGLDNKSWWSLRPERPEELHSFFVAFTRAKQRAFFTLCNDSGESIPWIEELLTSAGAKKYKPSL, encoded by the coding sequence ATGAGTGTTGTGCGCCCGGAGGAATGGCAGCCGCAAGGAGTTGGATTCCTCGAGCCGAACGCGCTTAGAGCGCTGCGAGAAACGGAGAGGAGTGTACTTGTGGCAGCCAGCCCCGGTGCAGGGAAGACCGAGTTTCTTGCGCAAAAAGCCGCGTATCTACTCCAAACCGGCCTTTGCCCTGCCCCTAAGCGCATTCTTGCAATTAGTTTTAAGCGTGACGCGGCGAAAAATCTTGCGGATCGTGTAGCGAGACGCTGTTCACCTGAGCAGGCACGGCGTTTCGATTCCTATACGTTTGACGGCTTCGCGAAGAATTTGCTGGATCGTTTTCGCGCTGCTGTTCCAGAACCCTACCGCCCCCCTGCGGATTACCATATTGAATTACCTGATATAAATCATTATCGATACTATCTTAATATACATAATTTACGCACTATAAATGCGGAGCAATTCGCCCGAAAATTAGCTGAAGCACGTCTTCCCCTGAATGATGGCGGCTCGAAGATTATAAAAGCTATCCAAGCCTATTGGAACTCTCAGTATAACGATCATGACCATGTGTTGCTAACGTTTTCAATGATTAACCGACTTGTCGAATTGCTAATTCGGGAGAACCCCTATATACGAAGAGCGCTACACCTCACCTATCCCGTCGTATTCTTAGATGAATATCAAGACACGACCTTCGCTCAATTTGAACTACTGCAAACGATGTTTACTGGCAGCAATACCATCTTCACTGCGGTCGGCGACGACAAGCAGCGAATCATGCTTTGGGCTGGAGCGATGCCCAATGCTTTCGACAAGTTCGAAAATTACTTCGTTGCACGGCGTATATCATTAAACATGAACTGGCGCTCTCACAAAGACCTAGTACAGATTCAGCACTTCATCGCGCGCCGATTGGATCCAGATAGCGTATCACCAGAAGCTCGGGCCGACCGAATGTCGGACGGCGATATAGCCGCGATCTGGGAATTTGCAACCATTGAGGAAGAAAGCGACTACCTTGCGCGATGGATCGCACGCGAGGTGCGAGAAGAAAGTGTCGAACCTCACGATATAGCTATTCTCGTGCGGATGCGCGCAAACAGGGTTGAGGATCGGCTCGCTGCAGCTTTTTCTTCTCACGATCTGGATTTACGCAATGTCGCGCGCAACGTAGGAAATATCTCTATCCAAGATCTTCTAGGAGAGGAGCTAACGAAGATTCTTCTTCGGCTTCTTCGCCTTGGTGCTACTCCCCGTAGCCCTGAAAACTGGAACGCTAGTCTGTCGGATTTACAGCATCTTGAAGCTGTAGATCCTGCAGATGAAGTTGCTCAGCGGCTTCTTCATGAGCGTCTCCAGCTATTTGTGCGCGAATTAAGGCAAACCCTTGATGGCCTTAAACCCAGCCGGAAAAACGCAAAGCAAGTAGCTATTAAAGCACTCGATTTCATAGGCACAAGCGTACTTCAACGGACCTTTCCTAGCTATCACAGGCAGGCAGACTTCAATCGTGTTTGGGAAGGATTTGTACTGCTCCTAGAAAAATCTCTACTGAATACAGATAGCTGGGCAGCAGCCCTAGACAAGTTTGAGGGTATTGGGCAAGTTCCCCTTATGACTATTCATAAGAGTAAAGGGCTTGAGTTCCATACGGTCATATTTTATGGACTAGATAATAAAAGTTGGTGGAGCCTAAGACCCGAACGCCCTGAAGAGCTACACTCTTTCTTTGTGGCTTTTACACGCGCCAAGCAAAGGGCATTCTTTACGTTATGCAATGATAGTGGAGAATCCATACCATGGATTGAGGAACTGCTCACATCCGCAGGCGCTAAAAAGTATAAGCCTTCTCTATAA
- a CDS encoding metal ABC transporter ATP-binding protein, translating into MNATPQNGSPAVEVEHLTVRFGDHLALEDVTLAVPAGAFVAIVGPNGAGKSTLLKVLLGLVPPSHGRVRVLGSPSDKVDPRRIGYVPQFKTLDRTFPALAEELVASGLRRAWPGRLTSGERARVRAALERVGAGQLIGRPVSRFSGGELQRVYLARAFVRRPQLVMLDEPATGIDVLGEADMYRLLEDYQKETGATLLMITHDWEAAYHHATHVIVLNRRLIGFGPPERALSERCLREAFGHVGHAHGFSLALGGERRA; encoded by the coding sequence ATGAACGCTACGCCCCAAAATGGCTCACCGGCCGTGGAAGTCGAGCACCTGACGGTGCGTTTCGGCGACCACCTCGCCCTGGAGGACGTTACCCTGGCGGTTCCCGCGGGGGCCTTCGTGGCCATCGTCGGTCCCAACGGCGCGGGGAAGTCCACCCTGCTCAAGGTGCTCCTGGGGCTCGTTCCTCCGAGCCACGGCCGAGTCCGGGTTCTGGGCAGCCCCTCCGACAAGGTCGACCCGCGCCGGATCGGCTACGTACCCCAGTTCAAGACCCTGGACCGCACCTTTCCGGCGCTCGCGGAAGAGCTGGTGGCCAGCGGCCTGCGGCGCGCCTGGCCCGGCCGGCTCACCTCCGGGGAGCGCGCGCGGGTGCGCGCCGCGCTGGAGCGGGTGGGGGCGGGGCAGCTGATCGGCCGCCCCGTGAGCCGCTTCAGCGGCGGCGAGCTGCAGCGCGTCTACCTGGCGCGGGCCTTCGTGCGCCGCCCCCAGCTGGTGATGCTTGACGAGCCCGCGACCGGCATCGACGTGCTGGGCGAGGCCGACATGTACCGCCTGCTCGAGGATTACCAGAAGGAAACCGGGGCCACCCTGCTGATGATCACCCACGACTGGGAGGCGGCCTACCACCACGCCACCCACGTGATCGTACTCAATCGCCGGCTGATCGGCTTCGGTCCGCCCGAGCGCGCGCTCTCGGAGCGCTGCCTGCGCGAGGCCTTCGGGCACGTGGGGCATGCCCACGGGTTCTCGCTGGCGCTGGGAGGGGAACGCCGTGCTTGA
- a CDS encoding Hsp20/alpha crystallin family protein has protein sequence MELERSDRWAAIEKLIELKRRIEALESRFGADALADWAPPVDVLDEGEAYRILVDVPGVKPEDLELQEEGRTITIAGARHEPEARYVTRTRPHGYFRRAFTLPEPIVEGAAEASLKQGVLEIRIPKARGRAVPIEPS, from the coding sequence ATGGAACTGGAACGAAGCGACCGCTGGGCGGCCATCGAAAAACTGATCGAACTCAAGCGGCGTATCGAAGCGCTGGAGTCGCGCTTCGGGGCGGACGCCCTCGCCGACTGGGCTCCGCCCGTGGACGTCCTCGACGAGGGCGAGGCCTACCGAATCCTGGTGGACGTGCCCGGCGTCAAGCCCGAGGACCTCGAGCTGCAGGAAGAAGGGCGCACGATCACGATCGCAGGCGCGCGCCACGAACCCGAGGCGCGCTACGTCACCCGCACCCGTCCCCACGGCTACTTCCGCCGCGCCTTTACGCTGCCCGAGCCGATCGTCGAGGGCGCGGCCGAGGCCAGCCTGAAGCAGGGCGTGTTGGAGATCCGCATTCCCAAGGCGCGGGGGCGCGCCGTCCCCATCGAACCCAGTTAG
- a CDS encoding metal ABC transporter permease produces the protein MLEVWSLPFMQRALLAGLVMALLAGYYGPFVVQRGLSFLGSGLAHAAFGGVALGLLLGLEPLWVAVPFTAAVALGITWVRERTHIRGDTAVGIFFAFSMALGIVFLSLKREYTAEAFTYLFGSILAVAPADLWASLALLALTALTLPLWGRWAYATFDRELAAADRVPVALDDYLLAFLVALVVVVAMKLVGLLLVAAFLVIPAAAARQWARTFLGMVVGAVFVGVFSVFAGLLLSYGYDLPSGATVVLLQAFVFTAAALLFRRAS, from the coding sequence GTGCTTGAGGTGTGGAGCCTGCCCTTCATGCAGCGGGCGCTGCTCGCGGGTCTGGTCATGGCCCTGCTCGCCGGTTACTACGGGCCCTTCGTGGTGCAACGGGGGCTCAGCTTCCTGGGATCGGGTCTGGCCCACGCCGCCTTCGGCGGCGTGGCGCTGGGGCTTTTGCTGGGGCTCGAGCCGCTTTGGGTGGCCGTGCCCTTCACCGCGGCGGTGGCCCTAGGCATCACCTGGGTGCGCGAGCGCACCCACATCCGCGGCGACACCGCCGTGGGCATCTTCTTCGCCTTCTCCATGGCCCTGGGCATCGTCTTCCTCTCGCTCAAGCGCGAGTACACCGCCGAGGCCTTCACCTACCTCTTCGGCTCCATCCTCGCGGTCGCCCCGGCCGACCTCTGGGCCAGCCTGGCGCTGCTCGCCCTCACCGCCCTGACGCTGCCGCTGTGGGGGCGCTGGGCCTACGCCACCTTCGACCGCGAGCTGGCCGCGGCCGACCGGGTGCCCGTCGCCCTCGACGACTACCTGCTCGCCTTCCTGGTCGCGCTCGTCGTAGTCGTGGCCATGAAGCTCGTGGGGCTCCTGCTCGTCGCGGCCTTCCTGGTCATTCCCGCGGCGGCGGCGCGGCAGTGGGCCCGCACCTTTCTGGGGATGGTCGTGGGGGCGGTCTTCGTGGGCGTCTTCAGCGTCTTCGCTGGACTGCTGCTTTCGTACGGCTACGACCTGCCCAGCGGCGCCACGGTGGTGCTGCTGCAGGCCTTCGTCTTCACCGCCGCGGCGCTGCTCTTCCGCAGGGCTTCGTAA
- a CDS encoding Fur family transcriptional regulator has translation MEVPGLERRFRERGLRRTPQRVAVWSDFADHPGSTIREAAARLQRSGIGQATVYRAVRALEEAGLIVRFAAPHGEVRFAAVLDHAHLLVCERCGRVEPLRECGLHAYEAELARRSRFRVRGHTLIVYGLCPECQESS, from the coding sequence ATGGAGGTGCCCGGTCTCGAGCGGCGGTTTCGTGAGCGCGGCCTGCGGCGCACGCCCCAGCGCGTCGCGGTGTGGAGCGACTTCGCCGACCACCCCGGCAGCACGATCCGCGAGGCCGCGGCGCGTCTGCAGCGGTCCGGGATCGGCCAGGCGACCGTCTACCGCGCGGTGCGCGCCCTCGAGGAAGCGGGTCTGATCGTCCGTTTCGCCGCCCCCCACGGGGAGGTGCGCTTCGCCGCGGTGCTGGACCACGCCCACCTGCTCGTCTGCGAGCGCTGCGGCCGCGTCGAGCCGCTGCGGGAGTGCGGGCTGCACGCCTACGAAGCCGAGCTGGCCCGGCGCAGCCGTTTCCGCGTCCGCGGCCACACGCTGATCGTCTACGGGCTCTGCCCCGAATGTCAGGAGTCGTCATGA